GTTCGCCGCCAGGCAGCCGGCGTAATGCCGCGCAGGTGGCGAACCCGTCCATCCCGGGCATCATGACGTCCAGCAGCACCACGTCCGGCGGACACTTCTGGAAAAGTTCGCAGGTTTCAATTCCGTTTTGAGCCTCCTCGACGACCCACCCGGCTTGCTCCAGCGCCTCCCGGGCGAACATACGGATGATGATATCGTCGTCCGTAATCAGTGCATAGGGTGCTCGTCCTGGTGTCAGCGGGTTCATGTCTGCTTCTCCTTGGCGATCTCATTTCGAAAGACGGTACAAGCGGCGCGATAGTCGGATTCCAACTGGGCAAACATCTGGTCGGCATCGACGAGATGTTTTCTGTTCCCCATGGTTTCGAGCTCTTTGCAGCAGGCGGCCACCGCAATGGCGCCGAGTTGCGCGCTGCTAGATTTGAGGCGATGCGCGATTGCTTCCAGGGCCATCGGGTCGTTGGCGCGGATGGCGTCACGTAGTGCGTCCACGCTTTCTCGCGAATTGTCGAGATACTTGCGAAGCACGGAGGCCAGCACGTCCGGCCGGTTGGGACGTTGCAACGCACGGATGCCCTCCAGGGCCTTGAGGTCCATGCCTGGCGATGCAGTTGGGGGGTCCGCTGCCGGCTCAGTCGTGGGTTGAGGGGGCACGGATTGAGTTCCGGGAGCTGTCGCGTTCGGCTGTGCGGCCTGCGCGGGAGGCTCATGGTGACTCAGCCATTTACGGACGATTCCCTGCAACTGCATCTGGGTGAATGGTTTGCTCAGATAATCGTCCATGCCGGCGGCGAGGCAGTGTTCGCGGTCTCCCTGCATGGCATGCGCCGTCAAGGCAATGATGGGTAGTCGACGCCGACCGGAGACTGTTTCGCGACGGCGAATTTCTCCGGTGGCCGTGAGCCCGTCCATTTCAGGCATCTGGCAGTCCATCAGCACGATGTCGAACTGGTTGCGTTCGGCGGCCGTGATGGCCTGCCGGCCGTTTTCCGCCACCTCGACTTCATAGCCCAGTTGCTCCAACATGCCGACGGCCACTTCGCGATTGACGGGACTGTCTTCGGCCAGCAGAATGCGCCCGCTCTGTTTGGGGCTCGGTGCTGCTGCTCCCGCTTCAGTTACCTGGGGGCAGGGAATGTCGCTCGTTTGTCTGGGCGAGACGAGGGGATCTGCCCATTGCGCATACGGCGCGAGCTTCGTTGAGAGTCCGGATCCCAGGGGTTGCAGATCGAAGCGGGTCGTAAACGCGAAGGTCGAGCCGCTTCCCGGTGTGCTTTCCACGGTGATGGTCCCACCCATGAGGCCGACCAGCTGCTTGGCAATAGAGAGGCCCAGTCCGGTCCCGCCGTATCGTCGGGTAGTCGACCCGTCCGCCTGAGAGAAGGCGTCGAAGATGCGTGATTTGGCGGCCGGCGGAATGCCGATGCCGGTGTCGGTCACGGCGAAGCGCAGCAGGGCCTGGGTGGTGGTTCCTTCTACATACTCGGCGTTCAACGAGACGCCCCCAGTTTCGGTGAATTTCATCGCGTTGCTCAGCAGATTCATGAGGATCTGGCGGAACCGAACCGGGTCGCCCTTGAGGTAGCGCGGGACCGCGTCGGCGATGTGTTGAGAAAGGCGAAGCTGTTTCCGGCGGGCCGCTTCACCGAACAACTCGATCGATTCCTCGAGCACCGGGAGCAGGTCGAAGTCGACGCATTCCAAATCGAGTTTCCCGGCTTCGATTTTTGAAAAGTCCAGAATGTCGTTGATGATGGCCAGCAGCGTTCTTCCGGATCGATGCACGGTCGATGCGAGATGGCGTTGTTTGTCCGTCAGCGCACTGTTGAGCAGCAGTTCGGTTGTGCCCAATACTCCGTTCATGGGAGTGCGGATTTCGTGACTCATATTGGCCAGAAACTCGCTCTTCGCTTTGCTGGCGGCCTCTGCGGCTTCCTTCGCGGCACGGAGCTCCTGCTCAGCCTGTTTACGGTCGGTGGTATCGATGTGGATGCCGACCATGCGCGCGGTTACGCCATAAACATCTCGAATCAGACTGCCGCGAGACAGGATCCATCGATAAGAGCCGTCTCGATGTCGAAGACGATGTTCAAGTTCGAACTGGGATCGTTGGCCATCCAGACAGGTCTGGATGGTTTCCTGCACGAATGGTTGGTCGTCAGGATGGATCCGCGTCCGCCACTCGTCGAAGTTATTGGGGAGCGTGGTGTCGTCATAGCCGAGCTGGTTCTTCCATTGCGGAGAGAAATAGATCACGCCTGTGGTGAGGTTCCAGTCCCAGATCCCGATGTGCGAGCCCTGCACGGTCATCGTCAACCGTGCTTCGCTCGTGCGCAAGGCCTCTTCCGCCTCTTTTCGTTCTGAAATATCCACCACGAAGGCGGTGAAGGTATAGGCATTCTCGATACGGAGCGGGGTAATGGCCAGCTCGACCGGGAACTCTGTGCCGTCGCGTCGCAGCGCCGTGATCTCGATTCGTTTGTTCAAGATCGGGCCGTCACCGGTCTTGAGGAACTGCTCAAGCCCGCGTTGGTGGGCCTCGCGGTGCGCATGCGGAATGATGGTGTCTGTCATCGCACGGCCGAGGGCCTCCTGGCGGGTCCAGCCGAAGATCTGCTCGGCCTGCGTATTCCAGCCGATGATAAGGCCTCGCTCGTCCATCCCAATCACCGCGCTTAGTGCGGTGTCGATGATCAATCTCGTCCGGCCTTCGCTCTTGCGCAGCGCTCCTTCTGCGTGAAGACGTTCGACGGCTTCGAGCGCCAGGGATACCAGAGAGGCGATCGCATGGCCGAACTGCTGTTCCTCCAGCATCCAGGGGCGGGGTGGGCCGATATGCTCGTTGCAGAGCACCCCGACGAGTTTGCCATTAAAGCGAATTGGAATGTCCAGCATGGCGCCGATTCCGAGGGGCTCGAGATAGCTGGCGGTGAACTCACGGGTGCGAGGGTCGCATCTGGCATCCGAGGCATCGATCACGCGCTCGGAAAGAAGTTCCCGGAAGTATTCGGGAAAGTCGGCCGATTGGAGCTCAGTTCCCGAGGAGTGGCTGTTCTTCGACGATTCATAGAGATCCTTGCATCGGATTGAGTCGTGGCCTTCACTCAAGATCCAGATGCTGGTTCGGCTCACTCCGAGGGTCATCGCCGTCGCGCGGGTAATTTCCTGCAACGCCGGTTCCAGAACGCCGCTCTGAATGATGCTGTTGCGTGTCAGCTCAAGGAGGGTGCTCTGTTGTCGCCGAAGCAAACTCTCCGTATGACGACGGATGTCCTCCGCCTGTTTGCGGTCCGTAATGTCGCGAAACACGAGCACGGCTCCAGCCGAGCGGTTCTCCTGGACGATTGGTGCCAAGACACACGACACCGGAAACGAGCGCCCGGTGGTCGAGGTCAGCAGCCCGTCATCGGTCCGGAACGAGCCTCCCTGGGCAGTATCATCCAGCAGAATCTGGGTGAAGATCGGTTCCGTAAGCTTCGTGCCGTAGGACAAGGAGATCATGTCGTGTAGCCGGCGACCGACGACCTCTTTTTCGGTCAGACCCCACAGCCGTTCGCCCTCGGGATTCAGCAGCACGATGTTCCAGTGCCCATCGACGACGCAGAGCCCGTCTCCGATGGAGCGGAGGACCGTCTGCAATTTGTCCCGTTCCACGGCGAGCTGGCTTTCGGACGTGCGGCGGAGTTGCTCGTTCAACTCCTGCATTTCGCGCGACGACAGGGCGATGGAGCGCTCCAGCAGTTCGCGTCCCTGATCCGACTCCAGGTAACTCTGGCTGACCCGTTCGAGGAGCTGTTGCCAGCACTCGAGCGAGGACGGCGCGGTTGCATCGTCCAGCCCCAGGCGGTTCAGCTGTCGTTTGAGCAACGGATGCATAGATCTTAGTGCTCGGTAATGGTCGTGAGCGTCATGGTTTGGTTATGCAGATCGCAGGCGCCGCTCTTGTAGGGCGAGATTTCGCCATAGGAGTAAAAGCCGATTTGCTGGCTGCCTTTCGGCAGAATCTCTAGTGTGGCTTCGATTTCCTCTTCGGTCCGCTCGCCAAGCACCAGGCGCCGGCCGACACAGCTGATGGCGATGGAGAGCGTCGGCGAATCGGAGTGTGAACCGTTGTGGTGATCGAACGTGAGCGTGGCGGCTTCGGATGCGCCCTGAATCAGCCGATCGAAATTCGCGCGCATCAGCTGCGCGAAGACCCCTTCGGGAATGTCTCCGGCAAACGTCATGGATTGGGTGGCTTCGTCCACGGCCAGAATGGTGCGGACCAGGACTTTTCCCTCCGCTTGGGAGGTTCTGATTGCGAGAGGGAACAGGAGTCCAGTGGCGGGCAAGCCGGTGGCGCGATCTCCCAGATACTCTTTGTAGAGTTGCAGTGCGGGACGGCCGTCTAGCTCGTAGAGAATGTTGCCGGTGGATTTGGTGACCAGCCGTTCCGGGCCGAATTTATCCCAGCCACCCTTTGAGCCATGTCCGAGCCGGACGTGGTCGCCATAAAATCCGACGGCCGTCACGTAGCCGCTTTGGGGCGTGCGATCTTTCAATACCCATGTTCGTTTGAAGTGAGTCCCATCGCCCGCCAGCCCGCCCGTGACGACAACAGCCTCTCCCAGCGTGTCATTCAGCCCTTTCACGAGTTCGCTGCCATTGACATTGAGGCCGTCGGAGAGGACCAGGACGCCTCGGAGCGAGGGTTGTTTGAGCTGTGTGGCGATTGCGCGTCCGGCGGCGTACGAATCGTTTGGGGAGTGTACTGCTGCGTGGGCCGTGCGGATCGGGGTGTGGTCGAAGCGCACGGCGGCGACGGCTATGCTGTCATCGGAAATTTCGCCTCCGTGAATTTCGCCTGCCGTCGAACAGCCCATCACGTGACTCCGGGGACAGGCGTCGACCACTTCGCGGATGCGATGGGGAGCGTCGATCAAGTCAGGAGCCCCGAAGAGCAGGACGAGGGTTCCTTCCGAATCCAATGCGGAGAGCGACGCCGGAGAGAAGGAGTCGCCGGATTTGATCGAGGATGTAGTGACATGCATGGGGGGATCTCCTTCTAGTTGCCCGGTTTCTGCCGTGTGGCCGTCGTGAGGGTGGTCTCATCGGAGCGGTGCGGCTGCGACGCCGTATCGGATGAGCTGTTCCTGTCAAGGGAGAGCGTGAACCAGAAGGTCGTGCCTTGTCCGGGTGTGCTGGTGAGGCCGAGTCGTCCACCCATCATGCCGACCAGTTGCTTCACGATGGCGAGCCCGAGTCCGGTTCCGCCGTATTTTCTCGTCATCGATCCGTCCGCCTGCGAGAAGGAATCGAAAATCTTTTCCTGAGCATGCAGCGGAATGCCGATGCCCGTATCGGTTACCTCAATGCGGACCTCTCTCGGATCACCGTCGTCCGGGCGCACGGAGACCGCCACATTTCCCCTCTCGGTGAATTTGAGGGCGTTGCCGACCAGGTTGGTCAGAATCTGGCGGAGCCGGTGCGGATCGCCGTGGACCATGTCGGGAATGTCCGGTGCAATGGTGACGCTCAGCGCCAGTCCCTTTTTTTGAGCCTGCTCGTGATAGAGCCCGATGGTTTCGGTGAGTAGCTGGCGGAGACCGAAGGGGATGTATTCCAAGACCAGGCGGCCGGCTTCGATCTTGGAGAAATCCAGAATGTCATTGATGATGTGCAACAGATTGGTGCCCGAATTGTGCACGGTGTCGGCGTATCGGCGTTGTTTGTCGTTCAGCGGGGTCGTCAGGAGGAGTTCGGTCATCCCGAGGACGCCGTTCATGGGGGTTCGAATTTCATGGCTCATGTTGGCCAGGAATTGGGACTTGGCCAGGCTGGCAGTCTCGGCGGCCTCCTTCGCGCGACGGAGGCGTTCTTCCTGCTGCTTTCGCTCGGAAATGTCCTGCACGAAGATGGTGAACTGCTGCGTCCCACCGACGGCCAGACAGCTCATGGCGATTTCCACGGGAAAACTTCTCCCCTGAGAAGTGTGGCCCAGCATTTCACTGCGCCGGTTGAGAATGGCTCCGGGGACTAACCCCGTGTACGGTGTAAGGGGGGCGGATCCGGTTGCGGGGGCTGAGGCGGATACGTAGGTGGTCAGGGGCTTTCCGATCGCCTCGGTTCGCGGGACGTCAAACATCAACTCAGCCTGGGTGTTCCATCCGTTGATGGTCCCCGTGGCATCCGTCGTGATGACGGCGTCGAGGGCGGTTTCGATGATCATGCGAGTTCTGGCCTCGCTTTCCCGGACCTCGTCTTGTGCGAGTTCATTGACCCGCCAGAAGTAGAGCAGAGCCGCACATTGGGCGAGGATGAAACCGCCATGGATCAAGGCCCAGGTCCAGGGGTGTGTTTGCCCGCCCGTATGGCCGTACACCATGTCGGGCATGAGCGTGCCCACCACTCCGTGATCGAGGATGATAAATTGGAGCCCGACGAGAAACGGAAGCCAATCCTGGTACAACACAATCACAGACATCATCACGAAGAAATGAAAGTGCAGTTCGGTTTGGCCCCCAGCGAGGTGAACGAGGAGGGCCGAGGCGGTCATCAGTCCGCAGGTGGCAATGGCAGACTGGAGGCGACGGCAGACAACCGATAGCCGTGCGGCGACGGCGATACCTGCGAGCAGCGCTCCCCCTCCGAGATAGAGGCTGGGACTTGCTCCCATGTAGGCACCGAACATCGGCACTCCCGGCACGTGGAGCCAGAGGATCGAAAGAATGCCCCGGTGACGGGAGTTCCAGGCCGGTTCGGCCAGAGCCTCTCCCTTCGGCAGGCCTGCCAGAAGATCCATAAACAAAGAGCCCATGAGTTTCAGTCAGTTGTGGCGATTCGCCTGACCGCGCTCCGTTGCGCAGTCGTAGGTCTTGACACGCCTGTATCGGCAGAAATCAACCGAAACTAAAGAGAAAATAGGTGCAGGAAAGGTGCAGGAATCAACAGGAGAGGCCGGCTATAGGCATGCCGGGCAGTGACGGATGCAAGCCTAATGAGACGGGGGATTAGTGATGGTGATGACGGCATTCCGGACTATGGACATGGGTCGGCTCCTGGGGGGGCGGGGTCAGTTGCCCCGGGAGCACGATCCGTCCGGCTTCGTGCTGTTTGGTCAAATGCTCGGCGATTTCGGGGTGGAATGTTTTCACGTACCCGATCATGCCGTTCAGGAAGCGGCGTGATTGAAAGTCCTGGCCGGAAAATTCTGTCAGAATCGCGACTGCGCGATCGAGAATTTCCGGAGCTGATCCGGCATCGCTGACCTGTTGGGGCTGTTGTTTGACGAACGTGTCGTATTCCTTCTTGAGTCGTTCCGCAAACACCGGCATCGGGGCCGACGGCACATGAAGGGGGCTCAAGGTCCGACGAAGGGCTTGGATGGCGGCAAAGACTTCGGCATCCTGGCCGTCTCGCCGGTCGTGGAAATAGCCGAAGGTGACGACCTCGATGAGGTTGAACAGCGCGGCCGCCTTTTCGCCTCCCGCCACACTCAGTTGCCGGTAGAGCTCCCGCCGGACCGGGGCGAACTGCTCGCCCAGCCGCTTCTGCTGATAGTCGCTCCCGGTGTCGAGATAGTCGCAGTCGGGAGGACAGGAGATTCTCGTCAGTCGATGTTCCCCGCAGCATTGGCTGCAGATCAAACCGGTGAGGGCGGGACAGGAACGTTTGCCCTTGCGTTGCTTGCAGTAGACACATCGGCTCATTTGCGAGGAGATCCTTCCTTGTCGGATTTCTTGGGTTCGACGAATCCATAGTCCGCCAGTGTGCGTTTGGCCCGATCACCCGATGCAGCCGTCGGCGATTCGAGGCCGTTGACCTCGGCGGCATTGGAGTCTTGGTAGGGGACGAGAATCAGGTGGTTGACTCGGTCGATTCCCACATCAGATGGGCCCGGCAGGTATTCCGCGATCACCTGGAACTTCCCGTTCGGGAGCATGCGCCAGATCTTGCCCTTCGTCCCATCCGAGACATACATGCTACCCCACCGGTCGAAATCCACGCCGCTGAGATTCTGGAACCGGGCGGTAAAAAATCCGTTCGACGCCAGTTCTGTGAGCGCACCTTCCGGGGTGATGTCGAAGATCTTTCCGGAATCATAACTGACCACCACCACATGTCCGGTCTTGGGATGCACGGCGACTCCGGAGGGGCCGGCCAGGTGCGCACCGGAGACATACAACGACAGCGTCAATGTCGGCGCTAGATCCACGCGATAGATCGCGTTGCCGCCCTGGTCGGCCAGGTAGAGATGGCCTTGGCCATCGGAGGCCACATCGGTGAGGGACTGGGCGGCGCCGCCGGCTGCGGGGCGTGGGAGCGCCAGCGTGGCGAGAGGTTTCCCCGTCGTCTTGTCGAAGGCGCGCAGGGTATCCAGATCGGTCACATAGAGGACGTCATCAACGACCACCATGCCCTTGGGAGCATGGAGCGTGACGTCGCCGCGGCCGCCCTCAATAAACTTGAAGGCGGTGATCCGGCCGTCGTCGCTCAGCTTGGTGATGAATCCATTGTTATCCCGGGCATCGGTTTCCCCGTTGATGTTGGAAATAAAATAGGACCTGGTCGCCGGGTCGGCCAGAAAGCTATGCGGAGACTCCAGTCCGCTCACTTGGAGAGCCCAGGCCCAGGGGTGATGGAGCAGGACGCCAATGACCAGGGCGAGCGCCGGGCCGAGACCGCGGCGGCGCAGTCGCCGTGTGAATCTGTTGTGGCGGATGGTCGTGGAAATCATCAACGAAGGTGTCGCACAGAGGATTCTGTAGATGCATCGTAGCCAAGGGCCTCGGAGACTGTCAAGGAAGCCGCAGGTCGGTGCAAGGGGAACGACTGCTCGCGGAGTGGCGACGACAGGAGAGAAGCGGTGAAATATGGCCTCCCCACGGGGCGTTGTCGGTGGTCTACGCGGAGCCGCCAGCGTTGACTTGTTGAAAAATTGCCTGCTATGGTGCCGACACTTTTTGATTCTATTCAGGCCAGGGAGGATATCGTGGCAGCTCGAATTATCGATGGAAAAGCGTTGGCACAGCAAGTCCGGGAACGACTGGCTGTAGAGTCGGCCGCGGTGCTGGCCAAAACAGGAGTCAAGCCTGGACTGGCGACGATTTTGGTGGGAGACGATCCTGCGTCGCACGTGTACGTCAGGAATAAACAGAAGGCCTGCGAATTGGCAGGGATCTATGTGGACGATCACAAATTGCCGGCTAGCACGACGCAAGCAGAGCTGCTGGCATTGATCGAAAAGAAGAACGCCGATCCGAAGATTCACGGCATCCTGGTCCAGCTGCCGCTGCCCAAGCACATCGAGAGCCGCGTGGTACTGGAGGCGGTCTCGCCGAATAAGGATGCCGACGGGTTTCACCCCTACAACTTCGGACGGTTGGTCGAAGGCAACCCGGTCTTCGAAGCCTGTACGCCGAAGGGGGTCATCAAGATGATCGAATCGACCGGCGTGTCGATCGAAGGCAAGCGCGCCGTGGTCGTCGGACGGAGCAATATCGTCGGCAAACCGTTGGCGCTGATGTTGCTCCAACGCAATGCCACCGTTACGATTTGCCATTCGAAGACGAAGGACCTTGCGGCGGTCTGCCGTGAGGCCGATCTGCTGTTGGTGGCGATCGGGAAAGCCAAGTTCGTGACGGCGGATATGGTGCGAGAGGGTGCGGTCGTGATCGACGTGGGCACCAACAAGCTGCCGGACGGCAAGCTCTGCGGCGACGTGGATTTCGAGCCGGTCAGCCACAAGGCCGGGTGGATCAGCCCGGTTCCCGGCGGAGTCGGGCCGATGACGATTGCGATGTTGCTCGACAATACGGTTGAATCTGCTAAGAGAATGGCAGGGATGAAATAGGGTTGATCGAGAGGCTGTTGGCTCATTTGCTCGCCGGTGAGCGCCCACGTGATGCCCGGCATCCCTCGCATCGCATCACGCGCGGCCCCGGAAGGCCCTCGTTGGGCCAGCGGCTTGTCCGTTGCGACCGTGGAGAAGGGCAGGTAAGGATCGAGATGCATAGGAGACTCGCATGAGCCGAGAGCCGCGGCGACTCAAAGACGTATTGGCCCAGGGACAATTTGCCGTGACGGTGGAGTATAACCCGCCGAAGGGCACGAACCTGACCCATGTGGTGGAAAGTGCCAAGGCGCTCGTCGGACGCGTGCATGGGGTGAACGTCACCGACAACACGGCCGCGATCGTGCGTGCCGGGTCCTTGCCGGTCTGCCGTGTGTTGTATGAGTTGGGGCATGACCCGGTGATGCAGCTGACCTGTCGGGACCGTAATCGGATCGCGATGCAATCCGATCTCATGGGGGCGCACATTCTGGGCATCCGGAACATCCTCTGTCTGACCGGAGACTATCCCACCGTAGGCGACCATAAAGAAGCCAAGCCGGTGTACGACCTGGATTCTGTTCAGGTCATGCAGCTGGTCACGGGATTGAATAACGGGAAGGACTATGCGGGCAACAAGCTCGACGGGTCCACCGCTTTTACGATCGGCGGGGCCGTGACTCCCGAAGCCGATCCGCTCGGCCCGATGTTGGTCAAGTTCGAGGTCAAAGTGCGGGCGGGCGCGGAGTTCTTTCAAACCCAGGCGATTTATCAGCCGGAGCAGTTCAAGAAATTCATGGAGGCGGTGCGTCCCTTCAAGGTCAAGGTGCTGGCCGGAATTCTGTTGCTCCGTAGCGCGAAGATGGCAGAATTCATGAACGCCAACATTCCCGGCGTCTGTGTGCCGCAGGACATGATCGACGAAATGCGCGCGGCGGGGGACAAGCGGGCCCTCGATGCCGGTGTTGAGATTGCCGTGCGCACCATCAAAGCCGTGCGGCCGTACTGCGACGGAGTGCACATCATGGCGATCAAGTCGACGGAGCGGCTGCCGGAAATTCTTACGAAAGCAGAGCTCGGGTGATGACCGTCCCGGACTTGCAGAAGTGCAAGCGCGACAGACGGAAGATCACGGTCGTCACCGCGTACGACGCGTTGTTTGCGCGCATCGTCGAAGAGGCGGGCATCGACGTGATCCTGGTGGGCGATTCCCTGGGGGTGGTGGTACAGGGCAAGTCCAACACCCTCTCAGTCACGATGGAGGAGATGCTGTACCATACCAAACTGGTGGCCGGAGCGACTCAGCGGTCGTTGGTCATCGGCGATATGCCGTTCCTGTCCTACCAGGTCAGCCAGGAGGAGGCACTTCGAAACGCCGGCCGGTTCATTCAGGCCGGAGCCCATGCCGTGAAGCTGGAAGGGGGAGCTGCGGTTGCGGACCGTGTGTCGGCGATCGTGAAAATTGGTGTCCCGGTGATGGGGCACCTCGGGATGACGCCGCAATCGGTTCATCAGTACGGCGGGTATAAGGTTCAGGGAAAGGGCAAGGATCGGGCGCAGCAACTGCTTGAAGACGCGCAGGCGTTGGAAGCGGCCGGGGCCATAGGGATCGTGCTGGAAGCGATTCCCGCGGGGTTGGCCAAGACCGTGACGGAGGCACTCACGATTCCGACGATCGGCATCGGGGCCGGCCCGCATTGCGATGGTCAGGTGCTGGTGTTGTACGACCTGCTGGGTCTCTTCGATGAGTTTGTGCCGAAGTTCGTCAAACCCTACGCGCATCTCAAGGTCGATGCTCTGCAGGCTCTCCGCCGGTACAAGGATGAGGTTGAGCAGGGCACCTTCCCGTCCGATTCTGAAAGTTATCACTAGCCGGTTGCCGCTTCCCCCAACTTCGATCCCGGCTGGAATCAATCCTTACCGTTGCCAGCAGCGACGATGCGGCTTACTTCTCGACGCGGACCTGCTTGAACCATCGAAGGTGTTCCTGGCCCTACCAGGAGCGATGGATTGCTCAGGGGGCCTTGTTCACTGATGGCCCGTTGCCACAGTGCTCCAATCGAATACGCACGGCTGGCCGGCTGGTGTCCCCCATCCACATTGTGACGTCATCGGCGAATGTGACGGTATCAAGCCCCATGTAGGAGGCGGGACTGTTCTGCAGGCGCAGGAGCCCGCTATGGGCAAGCTTGCGCACGGCTGCCTCATTGCCGAGCGCGCGTTTGAGATGGGCGGCGGCGAGTTGAATGAGGGCTTGGAAGTAGTTGCCCGCCGTCGTTCTGCGTCCGCACGCGTGCCACAACCCCTCCAACACTTCGTGCGATTCCCACCAGTACCCGAAGTTATAGAGATCGACCGCATACAAATAGTCTTCTGAATTCGACCATTGGTGCGGTTCAAACGGGCGCGGGCGTGGCTCCGGCTCTGCGAAGGAATGCCCCAGTGGATCGCGGCGTGGATGTGGAGTCAGGCCCGGGAGGAATCGGTAGGTCGGCAGCGCCCTGCTATTGTAGCGGGGCCAATCGACCGTGAGCGGGTGCTCATTTGTCTCCACGTGTCTCCTCGCAACGCACTTGGAAGACCTTCCGGTCCTCCAGTCGTACGGCGGTGAGTTGCCGCCCATAGACGCAGCCGCTGTCCAGGGCACACAGATTCGGTGTGAGATGCAGGCCCATTGCCGCCCAATGCCCGAACACAATTGTGGCGGTCGCACTTCGTCGGTTCGGGACATCGAACCAGGGGCGAAATCCCTGGGGTGTGAGTTTCGGCGGGCCGGAGAAGGTCGATTCCATGATACTGTCGTCGGAGCAGGTTCTGATTCGGGTCAACACTTTGATGATGGTGGCAAGGCGCACCGGGCCTTTCAGATCGGAGTGCCATTGCAGAGAGCCGCTGGGGTGAAGGGCGCGAAGCGTTGCGCTGGATTGTTCTCCCCGCAGTGCCGTTTCTGCCTCCATGGCGAATTGCTGGGCCTCCTCGATCGTCCAGTGCGGCAAGAGCCCCGCATGGACCAGTACATAGGAGCCCTCCCGATAGAGCAACGGCTGCTGTCTGAGCCAGGCCGTGAGTTCGCCGCAGTCCTGGGCATCGAGGATTTGGGTCAA
The sequence above is a segment of the Nitrospira sp. genome. Coding sequences within it:
- the panB gene encoding 3-methyl-2-oxobutanoate hydroxymethyltransferase translates to MTVPDLQKCKRDRRKITVVTAYDALFARIVEEAGIDVILVGDSLGVVVQGKSNTLSVTMEEMLYHTKLVAGATQRSLVIGDMPFLSYQVSQEEALRNAGRFIQAGAHAVKLEGGAAVADRVSAIVKIGVPVMGHLGMTPQSVHQYGGYKVQGKGKDRAQQLLEDAQALEAAGAIGIVLEAIPAGLAKTVTEALTIPTIGIGAGPHCDGQVLVLYDLLGLFDEFVPKFVKPYAHLKVDALQALRRYKDEVEQGTFPSDSESYH
- a CDS encoding DUF309 domain-containing protein; amino-acid sequence: METNEHPLTVDWPRYNSRALPTYRFLPGLTPHPRRDPLGHSFAEPEPRPRPFEPHQWSNSEDYLYAVDLYNFGYWWESHEVLEGLWHACGRRTTAGNYFQALIQLAAAHLKRALGNEAAVRKLAHSGLLRLQNSPASYMGLDTVTFADDVTMWMGDTSRPAVRIRLEHCGNGPSVNKAP
- a CDS encoding symmetrical bis(5'-nucleosyl)-tetraphosphatase, which codes for MATYAIGDVQGCFASLRQLTKTVGFNPAQDRLWFVGDLVNRGPDSLGVLRYIRDLGPAAVTVLGNHDLFLLAVATGLTPLRRDDTLTQILDAQDCGELTAWLRQQPLLYREGSYVLVHAGLLPHWTIEEAQQFAMEAETALRGEQSSATLRALHPSGSLQWHSDLKGPVRLATIIKVLTRIRTCSDDSIMESTFSGPPKLTPQGFRPWFDVPNRRSATATIVFGHWAAMGLHLTPNLCALDSGCVYGRQLTAVRLEDRKVFQVRCEETRGDK